gccaaacgtcaagctgagatacctaactggaaccaacccaggcctggccttttcacaaggaggatcctcgacaccccccttcaagcgaagacaaaacaaaagcttggtttacaactctatactggaaggaaagacccaattgaacaccttaacctctttgagtccaccatggcatatcggatgaacaccgacgaagagcgatgtcttctcttccccttcaccctctctggcggagctctaaactggtattgtcatctttcacctgagacagtagactcatttgaggaactgaggaaactgtttgtctctcaacacatcttccagactgatcgcttgcattatacagatgacctgtacactattcgccagaagccggacgagtcactacgagagtatgccggtcgcttcagtcatgagtattctcgctgcgctgaggcaaatGACAAAACCGCCCTCAAGGCATTCACAGCATGCcaacgtgattgtttcttcaagtacatgatcaatgccaacacttggaagacttactctaaggtgatggcacaggttTACAACCACATCTCCGCCGAAGCAATGACATaacaagggaacccccatatggttaatccttatcaacaagtgggaagtggaagtcaagttctaccaagtgaggagatcttggccattcaaaCACCCATTGTATCAtttcctgcctcatttagctactcgctaagtcaccatacgtatctgtctcttggtaagaggaatgatttttactctcagcaagcccattacaacaagagggataaaagttcgtatcaagacaattaggggtgaacgtaccattgactattatgactatggggccaagcctcactctttcaaagtggaggactaggtactgaaggaaatgctattataagaagacatacatattacaaatgttttgactctcaaccgcttgagatcttttgtcacacaagccattcggcaaatatttaaagaagagggaattcaaacaacttcttctgagtcttttgcgttcctagcattAGAACACTTGCTTTACGCTGACCTACcattatactccaactcagagcttcaacatgcgtactttgacacaaagtatatgatactaagtgttacaaccaacatggttcacatatcaaaagcatggatcccttcatgcatagcaaaacattcataagcatcactcatatcaatcaacataaacatcatacattccaacacattcatacataaacatcatacattccaacacattcatacataaacatcatacattccaacacatccatacataagccaaccgtgcttcaaaagggttcaacatactttatgtcttcgacacttgctacaatatgcctcaacaccttgcccttattctcaccaaccaggtgatgaaatgtgaagaaggaactcatcttcatgccaccaaccaggtgatgaaatgtacaacccgtactctccttcataccaccaaccaggtgatgaaatgtataacccatactctaatatcatttggcaacttaccacccatgccaccaaccaggtgatgaaatgtgaagaaggaactcatcttcatgtcaccaaccaggtgatgaaatgtacaacccgtactctaatatcatttggcaacttgccactcatgccaccagccaggtgaaaaaggaactcatcttcatgccaccaactaggtgataaaatgtacaacccgtactctccttcatgccaccaaccaggtgatgaaatgtacaacccgtactctaatatcatttggcaacttgccactcatgccaccaaccaggtgaagaaggaactcatcttcgtgccactaaCCAgttgatgaaagcaactcaccattattccaccaaccagaagacgagtggtacaacttgtacatgtgaactcctagcattcacaaataatcaaaaaccctcatgttttacaactcaactaggggagcacttatgcccaacaagagttatagtcaccaacaaaatcttattgcaagccaacaacagctttagtgcatggcatacgaagatcaagctattcagccctcttgcatttgcttcatacatttctcctttgtaacaatgcaaacactacaaggtgtggcttgcatcacaatctcttgctcaacagtgtggaagcaaaatttgtatatgttgtcatcaaaggagttcaaccacaattctcaaaagcttcacacactcttgatcaagacagtgtgaaggaaaaccaatctatggtgccaataagagcttcatcaatggagggtaaccacaattcttaaaagcttcacacactcttgatcaagacagtgtgaagcaaaaccaatttatggtgccaacaagagcttcatcaaaagagttcaaccacaattctcaaaagcttcacacactcttaattaagacagtgtgaagcaaaaccaatttatggtgccaacaaaagcttcatcaattaagggcaactacaactcgtagaaagcttcacacactcttgatcaagactgttccaagcaaattcaatttatatggttcatccaaacctttgacTACTATAAGGTATAGCTTGTATCACAATCTCTTACTcaacagtatggaagcaaaatttgtatttgttgtctctcccacattttcaaatttctaattttcctaaaaaaaataaaataaaataaaataaaatagggaaattcaataaagcttcatcaatgaaggacaactacaaaatttcaaaagcttcacactatcttgatcaagatagtgtgaagcaaaatcaattcatggtacccaacaaaagcttcaactccaaagcttcacctacaaagcttcaactccaaagcttcacctacaaaagcttcaacacaaaagcttcacccacaaaagcttcacctacaaaagtttcacccacaaagcttcacccataaaagcttcacctacaaaagcttgacccacaaaagtttaacccacaaaagcttcacccacaaaagcttcacccacaaaagcttcacctacaaaagcttgacccacaaaagtttgacccacaaaagcttcacccacaaaagcttcacccacaaaagcttcacctacaaaagcttcacccacaaaagcttcacccacaaaagtttcacccataaaagcttaacccacaaaagcttcgcccacaaaagcttaactcacaaaagcttcgcccacaaaagcttgacccttcacctacaaaaatttcacccacaaaagtttcacctacaaaaacttcacccacaaaagcttcacccacaaaagcttcacctacaaagcttcaacacaaaagcttcacctacaaaagcttcacacactcttgatcaagatagtgtgaagcaaaatcaattcatagtacccaacaaagcttcaacctcaaacttcacctacaaagcttcaacatcaaagcttcacctacaaagcataaaaaatatatatatattcggaaaattcaaaaattcaaaaattcaaaaacaaattcgaaaaaaaaaatatttaaaaattgtcTAGGCCtgctcttctttgggcctaacaactttcataacaaatatatatgaaggaggagttttgggctaccacttagaaaggaaatgcctcattcgtcaactccctcgaccggagacttgggggactcctaccatgtgctactgcaccttgatacttagaagtctcacgaccactcagtgacttggatttttcaagtctccaaccgagaagttttcctcacttgggaaattaagggagcactacctcaacatacatgcttcactctcaaagcttcaacatacaagcttcaacaaaagaaaaaattcaaagaacttagtgaagtaggtcttggtgtatttaacacaatacgttgaaatgaagcaaagcttgtttattgatatctccgataagttacaaatatgtacatatacataaatcaaaataaacaaacaagagggacccttcacaaaggttgctcttgagaagtctcagcagtcggcaaagccccagaaagagtaggcaccaaagggtgattattcggagcctcagtactaggcagaaccccagaaggaggaggcaccgaaggttgatcatttagagtttcattacacggtacagccctagaagacgaaagcaataaatgcctttggaacaaacccacaaacctctgatgatcaagtaaaatctgaccatcagattcctgcaactggtcgagcttcctcttcatgtttgtagcatagtcatgtgcgagcctgtgcaactgtttattctcatgcttgagctttctgatctcctgtttgataCTTATCACTttagctgccaatgattcaacttggcgggtttgagcaaataagcattgggccatattagacacagaacctgcacactgaacactgagagccagagaatccttaacagccaactcatcaaaccgtttagaaagtaatctgttatctttgggagtgagaaggttcatggccaccaccgcaacggtcatatcattcttcatcacagagtcccaaacggtaagaggaccaataggggataagaatgatgggcgccatatgttatcttgagaaggcatggctgcctcttcaccaaagttcaagtcaaaacgacggtcggatgggccagacattctcaaaaatgatgaaggagaaatgaggtgcagtAAATCTCTTAAGTAatgggaaaattcctacaagcaataactctctgaatgtacttcttgcacacaattggtgcccttataaaagaaagggcaacagggccgttggttcaaaaattgaagaggcaccactctccggattccgaagagacaccactttccacacgcaacatcaacttctcgggtaccacagataactttgccaaagatctctgacaaagtttagacacataaattttgaaggtccagctaccctactattacccataagggtaaattaacaacaccactgcttgataactagaaagtcccaatgtgtgtcaatcttcgtgctccgtggcaaggcagactggcaaaaatgcccaacctttactcacattcgagaaaacactcccaataagattgcttgctcaaaaatcgaagaggcaccgctctccgaatctctaaagccagactcccaacaggattacatgctcaaaaatcgaagaggcaccgccctccgaatctcgagagctagattctcaacaggattactttctaaaaaatcgaagagacactgctttccaaatctcaagagtcagactcccaacaagattgctttctcaaaaatcgaagaggcaccgctctccaaatctcgagagccagactcccaacagaattacgtgctcaaaaatcgaagagacaccgccctccgaatctcgagagacaaacctccaataggattactttctcaaaaatcgaagagacactgctctctgaatctcaagagtcagactctcaataggattgctttctcaaaaatcgaagaggcaccgttcactgaatctcgagagccagatccccgacaggattgcttgttcgaaaaccgaagaggcactgctcttcgaacttcgagagccagattttcttggataaagcttgtctgcaatcttcacacgcaacatcaactttctagataccacataccactttttcaaagtgctctaacaaagttaaaacacgtgaagcttacagctcccactacattgttatgaccaagaagggtaaaggaatagcactactacttgttgttagggagactcttatatatgtcgaccttcatcctccacaaccaggcatacctgcaaataaaaaaaatgctcaacttttcttcacatccgaaagggtactctcagcagagtctctcgaaatacttagcttcttttcctcccgataatacctctacaaacaagccacaccagagcaagagtatctcatatcatcagggttaaaagcaagagtatcccatatcatgttttttccctgtcttttcctttggccttgttcttacctgcaagacaaggagaaagagagcaatcagtcagcacttggaatcaagcttccagtcaggaactgactgcctggaaccccttgcctgattacttacctggcattgctctcgagtactcatcttcaacatcttatgcttctagagaagataccacatctgtctgaggaacagatagggcaagtgagaaggatacaaggaagcatgtggagacaagcgtaacagaacacgtgctgatacatccattactttgtcaacagcaaaagtatctcatatcatcagggtcgaacgtactctagatttgatggacttgttttgaccctcaaattcttaagtcagccttatactctggaggaaactagaaaaccttccagcccagttcaagaataagcatgtggaaagttacttcttcaaaagaaaaagtatctcatattatctcttctccatttgcttctccttatccttgttactgtttacgacacaaggagaaggagaataatcaaccggaagccgaagtcgaatctccgatccaggttgcttgcttggaagtctgattgcttaccttgtctgttacctctttcgacaaatctcctagctcggcgacttgggggactcctactatagggtttgtatcgcacttgaccaagcccgaaactacaagtaagcttcaagtgaaattgatacattaccttgtgcatcttcattggttaaagataccacccctggagggaggaaaagtacttccagagaagatgccacatctacatatgagacagataaggcaagtgaaaatgatatcacacttcagtacttagaagtttcgtgattactcaatggcttggatcttgcaagtccccaactgaggagcttccctcactcgggaacttaggggagcactgtttgtaccatacttgaccaatcctgaaactactgagcaccggtcaacgttataccgtcaaggacccagaaaagtttcccttcaaccaggaggtcaatcacagcgcaacacgtgtcgacatcagaagccaatcatagcgcgacacatgtcaacatcagaagccaatcacaacacgacacgtgccaatgtcagaatgaaactagaaactctcttctataaatagagatcattctctcacaatatttcctaatgtcatttgtactaaatcattcactagtactcactaaaggagagcttaaacctatgtacttgtgtaaaccttttacaattaatgagaactcctctactctgtggacgtagccaatctgggtgaaccacgtacatcttgtgtttgcttccctatctctatccatttacatacttatccacactagtgaccgaagcaatctagcgaaggtcacaaacttgatactttctgttgtaccaaagtcctcactgattttgtgcatcaacaaagatgATGAGGTGATCAGGATACTATCAACAAGGAACAAGCCCCATCTCAAGGAAGTCTATAAACACTACGAGGAGATTTCTGGCCACGACATTGATGAAGTATGTATATAAGGTCCAAAGAGAAACGTTCAACTGCCTAGCTAATTCTTCGAATTTTTCTTGGCCTACTAACAAACGTATGCAAGAGAAATAAGTTGGGAGAAAGAGTTGGCTGTGCAACATTATCCAGAAATTTTGTCAACCGAAATACTTCCAGTATTCAGAATACTACTTGCATCTATTTTCTAAAGTCACATTGTTTTGTTTAGGATCTTGATCATGCTGTGAGGTTAAAGAGACGGTGCAATGCCTGTGTACTCCTGAGAAATATTTCAGCAAGGTAAGCCAGAGTCACAAATTTTGTATCAAGTTACTCATGCAATATTACATATGACCTCTTAGGCAACCTTGTGCATGCAATTATTGAACTCTTGTGCTTATCAGGTCTTGGAAGATTCATTGAGAACTGATGTCCATAAGCATACCAAGAAGGGATTGACTAGAGTAATTGTTACCCGAGCTCACTCGGACATGATGGAGATCAAGGAGGAATTCGAGAACCATCATGGAGTCTCTTTAGTTGAGAAAATTGAAGAGACGGCTAATGGGAATTATAAGGATTTCCTACTCACATTGCTTGCAAGAGGAGGTTGACTAAAACGGCAGGACGGAAAGTTGGGGTTTGTCGGGATTACTTGAAAGGGTCTCTGTGTTACCCTTGTCAATTGTTTTCGATTGTTTGGCTTTTTCATGGCTCTTATAGCTATCTGTATGTGTTTTGTGTTATCATTAAGAGAAACTGAAataaatcaatcaatcaatgagGCATTTTAGCGTTTCAATAAACTCATTTCGTGTTCAAAGAAGTATCGATGCACCTTCAAAGTAGCGTGCAGAGACTCAAGCTGGTGAGGCCACTCCCTCTTTGCTCAAgttaatgaatgaaatgggatGAGATTAGCAAAGCCTATTTTGAAAGTAAGCCCAAGTTTTCTCCAGTTGAATATGAGCTTAAGGAAATATTAGTATATTACTACTAGAGGCGTAAGAAACTTTTAGATTACCTATAAACATTTATTAACATTTTCTAATAGTTAAGGACATAGTTCAAACATTCTCTAAGCAATTAATGACACAATCCACGTACATAAGTTTGTAATTCATATACCAATATTTgggttgttttttattttaagcgATCATATAACGAGTTATTCTGTTGATAGATCCTGAGATTTATCTACAAGCTTTCTTATGGTTTAATGGGAGGATTCCTTGGATTTTGATACTATTGATTTAGATTTGTTCAAGTTTTTAGTCCTTACGTCCTGTTCTCCTAGTAGAAATCACGAAGACACTTTTTGCCCGACTTTTGGCAAGAGAACAAGACGGACATTATTTATAGAAGTCGCACGACTCACACCCATATATTTTTGCTCAGCATATCCATTTCTCCTCATAGTTAATCATCAGGCATATTAGTTTTGCAATTTAATTACATCCTTTTACTTTCCTCGCTTGCTGTTAATCGAAATCTGTTGCTAGATTATAAATATAACTTCCATTTAATCCAACCCTTGATTAAAAAGCTGACAGACAACTTTTATTAATACTCCATAACATCCGAAACGAAAACAAAAGGTCTTGATAAAAACCTTAAACTCCAACAAACATAGATAAAGGTAAGGTAGATAGTCACACCACAAGGAAACACAAACACGGAAAATAAAGACAGTCATCAAACTCAATAGAAAAACAGAAGCACTCATAGCACTTGATCATACTAATTTGCTCAGCGAAAATTTTCAATCTTCCTTCCCCAGCAGAGTAAGGAGGAAGTCCTTGTAATCCCCGGAAGTTTCTTTGGCCACAGCATGGTCGAGAGGAACGCTGTTCTTCTTGTAGTAAACCTCTTTGATGTCTTTCAAGTCCCTCTCGGACCTTGTCACAATCACACGAGTGAGAGCATCCTCATCAGTTCCAACCCTCTTGATTGCGTTGCGAAGAACCTTCTCAAAGTACTTCTTGGGGTCATTGAGGCATCGGATGGCTACATGCAGTGCCTTCTGGAGACCATCACAACCCTCTTCCAACAAACTCTgtgataaaaagaagaaaacttaGAGGTCAAACTCGGCAGTCTTCAATCTTAGACTCTTTGTAGATAAAAGTCTCTGTAAGTAATTAGTTTTGGGTTGGATGTTCTAACTTCGACATAAGGAGGTTCATACGTACCTTACTGATGGAAGTGCCATGGTCATCTCGGTAGCGGTTAAAGGTTGCCATGAGCTGAGTCTTGCTCCTAGTACTTAGGATCCTAATAACTTCATCATGATTGAAAGCCTTGTCTTTGATAGCATCATGAATGATATCAGCTTCCGAATTCGCCAGTTTTGCATTGATCTCAGAACCATCATAACGATACGCAGTCACTAAAGCAACCAAAAGCTGTAACATTGACCAAAAACCATCAAACACCATTAACAATTCagactaggattctctcccctcctctttCCATTCCCTTCCCTTTcctcctctcacattctctattttgtctttctccttctatataaaattcatctaatatgttgacgtgacttaactgtgaccgttcaaataggaggggagggaaaggaagggaaaaaaagaggggagagaatAATTCACCTAATACCATTCGAGAAAAACACAGATACCAAAAGAATAGTTCACCTAATACCAAAATAATAGTTCACCTAATACCAAAAAGAGGAGGCAAAGAATGGCAAATTCTCCAACTTACTATGTTGTCCATTAGTAAAGTGGACTCTCACGTAATTCACAGTGCGATAACTTAACATGCCATACTATTTGCCAAAAAAAGTCCTTGCCGTTAATAATGTTCGTGTACCTTGCGGACATCGCCAGTGGTGTGTGCAGCCAAGTCTTCCTCCAAGGAGTGCTTGTAGCGAACTTGGTAAGCCTTCCTTACTGCAAGGAGCTCTTCAGGAGATAGAATGGTAGCAATCTCGATGATGACATTGTAGTTACACTCAGATTTCTTGATGGCCACATGAGCCAAAACAGCATCTCGATCTGCAGGATCCAATATCCAACGGTACACCGCTTTCTACATTTGCCATATCCCCAAATGAAATTAGTTTTAGTATATGGTATAACACAAATTGCTCAAACAAGAGATACAAAACTAATATAACTttgaaaatatagaaaatttgagtTCGAAAGTAGATACCATGTAAGTTCATCCATGTAGAGAGTTTTGAGAGGCAAAAACTTTTATattctatatatttaatataaaagTGATGAATTGACTGAAATGTTCAAAACTCTTGTATTTAAGTGGTACCTTTTAATCTCATCAAAACATTTCAGTCCAcaacaaaaatctcaaaaaataTTTACTTAATATTAATAAATAGTACTTTTACCATATTTTTTGTACCACATTAATATTGTTCTTTAATAGAGATGGTACCACATGTGTTCTATGTCATTGTTAAtttagagaaattttttattgtgacgggAACATGGATGGTATATCACGTgcttttatgtaagtggtgggaaattttactttttaagttattaactttttaacacacatatatcatcatttgtataataacacgtgatgtaccacctcgtgtaccagtcacactgaaaaatctctcgttattttaaacaaaataaGACTTGGAATTAATAATTTATTGACAGCTCATTGATTTGTTCTCTAGAAACCTTCAAATGTTGCTCTCATTAGATGGTAATATTCTCCTTTCCACCCTCTTCTATATCTTTGTAGGAAAAGGACAAAACCCTTCGGAGATTTCTATGTTTTGTGATAcacaagaaaaatcaaaacataacacatttttttcatgtatttatttttaaaaatatttaaattattttcgacttatgaatatttaaaaataaataaataaatagcaaTGGTAAATATCGACTAAGGGTGAAAGTATGAGAGAAAAAACCTCAAAATCCCCAGAGAGCTCGGACTCAAGGCGCTTGAGAAGATCTTCCTGATAAGATTGCTCGTAAGCAAGCCTGATTTGCTTTCTCTGTGCTGCGTTTCTATGTCCAAGTATAGAGAGTATAGCCTTCTCATCAGTCCCCCATCCTACACGGTAtacaaaaatatgaaatataaattaaatttaccatatatataaattctcaaaataaaaaaataaaaaacacaattAATCATCtgcatgaaaaataaaataagaattaaATGGCCGAATAAAATGATTAAACCTTTCGCAGATTTTCGAAGAACTTCAGCATCGTCGACGGGAGAGAAGTTTTCAGGAGCAATTAGGGTAGCCATTGTTGGAGATAATTTTCTAGGTTTGAGTCCTCTCTTACTAGTGTCTGTCTTGTGCTCTTGCTCTTACAATGTTTAATATTTATAGCAAATCTTTCACATTAAGAAATCAACTAAAATtgtggtatttaggaatatatTAATTAGCATATCTACTAATTATCCACAAATGAGGTGGTGCTTATGTGAGTTTTGGTTGGATTTGGTGTGGCATTAATAGGTGGTTGCAACATGGCAATCTCTAATAATATGacattctttatatatatacatcacCTCTCCTGGACTTAGAAGACATAATTAATAATTTCTTCCATTTTGGAgttgttctttcttttttgctAAGATTACTTTAGATCGTAAAATTATTCTACCCTTAGAATGAGTTAGGCCAAACTTGAGAGATCAAAGTTAaaatttaagaaagaaacatgtGATGATCTACTCataagaagaaaaattgaataaatcaccAACCTACCTAGGTTAACATTCATATGATCAAAGACCAAACAAAAGAAGTATGGGACATGCGTACAcgtacaaacacacacacacacacggggggTAGGATAGGGCTGGAAACACATTTGGACACTTTTGTTGGCTCTCATTCCATAACTTCTTTCAAGAACGgtatgattttaaatttatatgacAGTGTAGACTGGCTAAAAATTAGTTAGAGAGAGTAGAGTACCTTTGCATGCGTTTCTGAGGGCTTCTGCATCGTCGTGAGGAGAGAAGTGGTCTGGAGCAATGAGGCTTGCCATCGTAAACTGCTAGCTGTTTTTGCTTGGCTTTCAGtaggaaaggaaggaaagaggtaAGTAAAATGTGAGTGAGAGACTAGTCCAAGTGCGTGACCCTTTATATATTGCTAGGTTTTCTTACAGTATTCACCATTGAAGTTAATAGCCACCTCACACACATCATGTTGTCGAGATTCCTCGTACGTTACACGTGAACAATATACCTTTTTAATTATCTTAATAGTTTCCCTTACTCCCACTAATTATTGTAAAACAAGGGAAGAAATGGGTAATTTAAATATGAATAGTCCTCGTAGTTTACTCGGATTTTCAATTTAATGTTTGTAGCttttttgttgtattttatagggaaatttatcaaaaaacttccggtactgttcattttaactaaaaaaatcatattttacactaaaaagtcaatcttgatactattcattttaccttttatttagtttttttcgttaaaactcaaggttttcaaacaattt
This region of Malus domestica chromosome 07, GDT2T_hap1 genomic DNA includes:
- the LOC103438545 gene encoding annexin-like protein RJ4 isoform X2 — its product is MASLIAPDHFSPHDDAEALRNACKGWGTDEKAILSILGHRNAAQRKQIRLAYEQSYQEDLLKRLESELSGDFEKAVYRWILDPADRDAVLAHVAIKKSECNYNVIIEIATILSPEELLAVRKAYQVRYKHSLEEDLAAHTTGDVRKLLVALVTAYRYDGSEINAKLANSEADIIHDAIKDKAFNHDEVIRILSTRSKTQLMATFNRYRDDHGTSISKSLLEEGCDGLQKALHVAIRCLNDPKKYFEKVLRNAIKRVGTDEDALTRVIVTRSERDLKDIKEVYYKKNSVPLDHAVAKETSGDYKDFLLTLLGKED
- the LOC103438545 gene encoding annexin-like protein RJ4 isoform X1, with product MATLIAPENFSPVDDAEVLRKSAKGWGTDEKAILSILGHRNAAQRKQIRLAYEQSYQEDLLKRLESELSGDFEKAVYRWILDPADRDAVLAHVAIKKSECNYNVIIEIATILSPEELLAVRKAYQVRYKHSLEEDLAAHTTGDVRKLLVALVTAYRYDGSEINAKLANSEADIIHDAIKDKAFNHDEVIRILSTRSKTQLMATFNRYRDDHGTSISKSLLEEGCDGLQKALHVAIRCLNDPKKYFEKVLRNAIKRVGTDEDALTRVIVTRSERDLKDIKEVYYKKNSVPLDHAVAKETSGDYKDFLLTLLGKED